The genome window GAATATAACTAACTTTTTCCTTGGACTGCAGAGCATGAAACCACCAAAACAGATCAATGATACCTCTTTCATGTCACTGTTGAGTATTTGCGTCATTGCGTGCTAGTTCAATCTCATTTGTAGAAACATTCAAGGAATGATTTCCTCAaggtattttcttcttttagatGACAATCCTACTTGTGTATCTTGATAGTACAAGTGCATTGAACACTTCTACTTCAGGTTCTGGTATGGTGTATATGTATTCACTATTCACTATtcagcataaaaaataaaaagtatactATGTTGtgtatgtatgggttttgtgtTCTATTGATAATCTATAAAGTTGCTGAAAGCCTTTTTGTATTGGGAATATTGGTGACatgcttttatttaaatttgcaTGCATCCAAGTTTCTCCaatcatagattttttttattaaaataatttgatagtttacaacaaatgagagaaaagaTTTGAACCTGATTCTCCTCGTACAAAAAATGGAGGCAATGCCATTGAATATAAAGCTCTTGGCGCTTCAAACATAGTTATTGAGGCATTTGAACCAAATGAAAGGGAGAAAATGGAATAagaaaactgaaagaagaaTTTAGACCATGTCGATTGATTTTAGATGAATTAAATCAACTTTGCACATTAAGGAATTAAATGATCAAATTCaatttccatttattttatCACAGTAAAATATGTTTCCAAATAACCAATAATGCGATGAAGATTGACACAGCTATTTGGATaacaatttgaaattgaaaaactaTGGACGTATCcaaggagaaaaaaattaagtaaaattcTTACATTATTTGTGCTACATTAGTCAATGTAAccatttgtttgattttaattGGGCTTTTAAGATATTACAGTTAAAAAACTATATCTAAATTTTACACAAACACAAAAGGCTATCTAAAAGGAAGGTTATATTAATATAGAAGAAAGTTATATTTTCATTCACcgattcttttacaaaaaatagcATCTCTTATATATATCGCAAAAGCGAGATGCAAGAATATAGAAACTAAAGTAGTCATGTAGTACATTAGACGTCTTAGATAAATAGTTACATATTTAGGAACAATGTAATCAtgaggagaaagaaaataaaagaagaaaaattacattgATGAACGAAGAAAAGATAGATACATGGTGTGTCCCGACAAGTTGTATGAAGTTCACAATTCTAACTCACAGGTCACTTTCCAAAGTCTTGCAAAGAAAGTCGATGCCTTGTAGCGGTGGGTTTTATCATCGGGTTGCATTACTACATCAATTATTAGCTTCACTTTATTTGATTGCTCCCAAACTAAATAACAGGCTTGACAGTagcagttttttattttttatttttggagaaacGACAGCAGTTCGACTCAAAGACTTTTTAACACCCCATAATAGGCAAGATTATTGTCCTACTTTACAAGACGCGTAATGAAAATCTCGTTGGCATTAGAagtatttcattttaaattccaTATTGTATAaccaaccaaaaagaaagaaagtaataatCCACATGCAAGATGAACCCATGTGGAGAAGCTACATCTAAATGAGATAAATATACTTTAAATAACAAGAAATATAGTGGTGTTCATGAATGAcctaaaccaaaacaaaatctccatttttctttctctccaaccttcttttccttctttcttctcattctctctcttgtGATGGAAGCAATTGACTCATAGCTgagtctttttttgtttttcttttttcttatctctctctgtttctctccctTACCGTGTGTCCTGGGTTTGTGTCTATCTTGGCTGTCAAACACATGAAATAAagagatatataaaaaaagatagagCCAAATGACGAAATTACCCACGCGTTTTCACTCTttagattaaaagttttttaaggaTAGAAGCGTAAGTACACAACAAACAAACCCGAAAGAAAACCTCCACTTCTGCTATTTTAACCCTTACAATGTCGTTTTGTCAAACACAAACATTTCAACTATCCTTTTTTATATAGAGAATGGATATTCTCATTTCACTTTATTGAAATAGTGTTGCATccattcaaccaaaaaaaagaaagaagaaagttttACACCCAATAATGGGCTTTATGTAGATGGAATTGTATATGTCAATCCAGATAGCCCTCCATATATCTTCCACCCAACTTgtatatgaaaaaaaaggaCTGATCGAACCAATACATCCACCAATTAAGGAAAGCTATacattcaaagttcaaagttcaaaaactTCGGCTGGGCTCTAATCATGTCACACTCACATGACATGTACTATGAGGCAAATCCTGTTGATTTCATAGATAGGACTTTCATGAATGAGTTCAACCGGCCTCTCATATGCCTCTGCCTTTGATTTCATCGCATATTCCAATAGGCACACTAGAAGAAATTGGCACTGCTTTCACACATGAAACGAGATGCTCTAGTCTCTAGAAGCCCCTCATGGTTGCAAGTTGATTCTCAAATGTTTTTGGTCCATATGTTAAgcataatacaaattttacaaaaacaagaaaaaaaaatatttgagaaatttatatattacattGTTGATATGACATAGATTACATTCTTTATCACATTagtttatacatttttttataataaaattcgGTAAAATGATGTCCCCCCTCTTTTGTATGATAGATTTTTATGCAAACTGATGGATTTTATGTACTTGGTCTGCTATTGAAACGAAAAAAATAGCTACAAAAATGTAAACATCATAGACGACCTAAGGCTACCACAATCATCTCTGCTACTTTGGCATAATTGAGTAATGATTGAAACCTTAAAAATCCCTACAAAAATCTCCAATTCATCTTGTGCATCCACTCATTGAAACCTTAGAAATCTctctaaaataaaactaactttTTCTCTCCCAACTCTCAATTGCCCGAATCATGACAAAATTTTACCCTGTCAAACTACAATTATTTGTATTTATGTCTTTTTCCCGCATGGTGTTGGAACTTGATTATTTTTCTCCTTCAAAAAATCATCTTAACACTACACTTGACCTGATAGCGGCACGTACAATGAAGCTCCCGGCAATGTTGTCCAACAAGGTCACATTTCAATACCATCTCTTTCGGTCGTAAAggaattttttcaattattttttccaCAATTATTAAGCAGTGGGAAATAGCCTCACCCTCAAAACTTTTGCCAAACGGGTACAGGCAACCATTCATGACAGAATGACTAGTGGTTGAATGTCGATTATAAGTCACAGTATTCACATAAGAGAATTATTCCATATCCGCAGTACCAATTACTTTACCCAAAAGTGTCAATGAATGAAATCAAAATCATACATTTTTAGAGAAACAAATCTCAGAAATCGGTGATGCAACATAATTCATGAGgtaaatatcaattaataaatattttggaGAAATAATGACGAATGGAAGTTTGAAGACAACAAACTGAAGCTAACTACAAATAAAAGCTGCAAAAACTAAAACAATACAATTGCAGATAATCACTCTTGTCTCTTAAGATACTTCGCCATGGTACACTGGTACTCAAAGTTATGTATCATCTTTCTGCCCGAAAATAACCtctaacctctctctctctcctgctCTTTGTTCTTCTATGCATATATACAGTCTTTATTTGGTTAACTTCATAACACTAGCAATTATGCATTCACAGGACACTGAACCCAAAACTCTTTAAACATAGATTACTAAACCTGCACCAAGTGGATCCTGGACTCAAAATGTCATTCTCTCATTGGCAATTACAGACATGACTCTTGGCAACAAGTTTTGCCAAGTAGTGAAAAACTATCCAAGACAGAAGCTTTACTAGTAGCCAAATATAGATTACTTACCAATCGTAATATTGTATAACTTGTGTTATAAATATTCACAATTCAATGTAGACTGATATCATTATATCAATTACTCGGTCGACAAAAGGTCTATACAACATAcataaaatcaaaagtttttagaAAGAAACAAATCTCAAGAGAAAGGTAATGCAACATGCTTCATGAgctaaatattattttaataataaaactattgGAGAAATAATGACAGAAAGTTGGAAGAAACAAACTGAAGCTAAGTACTAATCAAAACACTGGCGCATTGCCTTGCATCTACtctaattcattcattgcaaaGGCACTGTGGCATTGGTATGCAAATTATCAATGGGTTACAGCAATCAAACAACTATTAAAAAATGCAATCAATTGTATCCCTGAATTTTCCATATCCTCAAATGTACAAGGATTTCATTCATGCAACAAGGCCCACATCAAACATAATGGAACTGGAACAATGTTCCAAATATCTGAAGAATGCTTGCCTACTCAATTTAACCAACTAAACAAAAGATCAATTACCTTTGCCGAGAGCACCCAATGAAAcccaaaagatcaaaaaatgaAGCTCCACATCTTGAACAGAACACTAACATGTAATAAAAAATGCTCCACCATCTCCCCACTACAGCAGCAAATACACCACCAACCTACTAGCATCTATCCTCTCTTAATGAGATTATCAAAAGCGAGTACCTTCCCCACGCTGCTTTCCATTAGACAAAAACATCTTAAGCTATGGATATAGCCTCAGCCTCAATAGCATTGCCAAACAAGTACAGACCTGAACTTCCTTTATTGGTAATTACACACGCCCTAATTGGGTCTCATTCTCCACCTTGTTCTTACAACGGGAGGAAATCACAACTCATTGGCAATCACATAACTTGTGttatatatcaatatatattgaAAACGCCAATTATTTGGCCAACAAATCTATACAACATACATAAAATCGAAAGTTTATACCCTTTCAGAAGGAAACAAATCTCAAAAGAAAGGTAGTGTAACATGCCTCATGAGCTAAATATCACCTTAACAATATTTATATCGAAGAATAATGACAGAAAGATGGAAAATAACAAACTGAAGCTAactacaaaatcaaaattaatgaacaaTAAGAGtcacaaaaactaaaaaagaatacaaTTGCTGCAGATACTCTAATTCAATTTCATCAAACTCGGCAAAGGCACAGCAGCATTGGTACACAAAAAGTCATGTaccttcttttttctcctctccTGTTTTGCTCCagctctttcttctttttatgcATGCAACAATCTTCAACTTATTAACAATAGCAATTTGAGAATTTCCCACAATTTTTTCTATAAGCTCTGAATTGGAATACCCATCTCTATATTTACATTGGAACCGACCCAGAAAGAGCCAAAGTTAGagactcttttctttttggcaaTTTTAGCCAATTTCACCATTCTCTAGCTCCATTATTAACATCCATAGACCAAGTCCTCCGCCTCCTCGACCTCCCCGCCGATACTGATCTTCTCCTCCTTGTCGTTCTGGCATCTGAATTAGACCCAGAACCCGAACCCGAATTGGAGCCCCGAAAACAAGACAACAAATTCCTGACCGTACGGCCAAACCCACCATTCTCTtgccctcctcctcctcctcctcctcctccacccgCTCTCATCGACCACGCAACCCGCCTCACCGCAGCGCCATTGTTAAACCCACCATCCATTTCCGTATACACCACCGGAAGCTCTCGCTCCCCAATTCTCCCTCTCGGCCCAGAAAACCTCCCCACCGCAAACCCACCTCCGGGAAGCCTCCAAATCGTCAACCCAATATTCTCAGACCCATTCTGAACCGCCGCAGCCGCCGCCGCCGCAGTCGTAGACTCCACCGGCGCAGCCGCCGCTACGGTTTCGGTATCAGTGGGAAGCTCGTGGCGACAAACTGGGCAAGAATTCCGAATCAAAAGCCAAGGAAGAATACAATCAGAGTGGTATATATGCTTACACGGCATTTCTCGAGCTTCGGATCCGAATTCGAATTGCTCTTTACAGACAGCACAGTGAGACTCTACCTGGGTCTCGTCGATTTCGATCGTGGGCATCGACTCGATCGCCGACTTCGAAGCCGGCGGGTTCTCGTACCTCGCGACCACGCCGTTCAATTCGATCTGCGACAGTTGCTCCAAAAGCCGATCGAACCCGGACCCCAACAGAAAATCCGACATGCTAGGCGGCAACGGCCTAAGACCCGACCCGCTTCCGTCGTCGTAAAAGAGCTCGAACCCACGCGCCTCTCTGCCATCAGAGGGCCCGCCGCGGAGAACAATGACCGGGTTGAAAGGAGACCGGTCCGGCCCGGTTCTCCTCAGCCGGCGGAGCGTTGGGCCGGAACTGTTGCTTTGGTTGTGGTGGCTGCTATTGTTGCTGCCgtggaggtggtggtgggggTGAGGGGCACCGATCATGTACATCGCGGCCGCAGGGATTCTCCTACGCCTGGAGTCCACGTGAACAGTCCGGGGCGGATCATCTTCCATTGCCTCCACAAACCCGCTTTCGCAGTCGGGGCATGTTACCGATCCGTCCTGACCCGAAGCTCTAACGAACCGACTGCACCGGTAACACCAATACGACGCCGTCGTTtccataagaaaaagaaaaaagtgttttttgggGTTTGAAATGTTCGAAAGgatttgtgttttatttttagagttccatttttagagagagaaaagaaaggttagagagagaaagagagagagagagagtttgaatgattaAGAATTAAGAATAATAACGGTGAAACCGCGTGGTTAAAAACTACTAATTTTTACCGCTAATTTCGATAGCGTGTACACTAcgctttgaatttttttttcttttattcacACGTGGTGTGGTCTTATTGTGTGGAGCCCGCAACCACGACGGCTGAAAGAGTTCGTTTTGGAATTTGTTTACAACGTTGGACTTCTGTTACGGAGGGAGCGACGTTTGCCAACGGAGTTTATTGACAGCTTCTAGAGAGTGTATGAGGTTGGTAGTTTGGGAGGATAGTCTTCTCGAACTCGAgctcattttaaactcaaaacattATATTTCAACCGTTTTATACTAATGCatctcataataaattttaaatggtaaattattactaataataaaaaaataagtgatatTAGTGATGAGTTTAGATTATAAACAGTAACAGTCTGTCACTTAATAGTTATTCCTAAAATTGAGGAATTGATGATTGTAATAGCTATTTCTTAGTGCAtgtaataagttttaaaattaatgtattttctaaaaatataaaaaaaaatttatatatcatTTCTAGTAATAGATGGATAGTTATTCCATTAGAATATCTTTTATTTCTAGTAGTAAAGATTACTGTTCATACTGTAATATTCATTCAATGTACGGTATGTACCAAATGTAGAAAA of Quercus lobata isolate SW786 chromosome 8, ValleyOak3.0 Primary Assembly, whole genome shotgun sequence contains these proteins:
- the LOC115958368 gene encoding probable E3 ubiquitin-protein ligase RHC2A; translation: METTASYWCYRCSRFVRASGQDGSVTCPDCESGFVEAMEDDPPRTVHVDSRRRRIPAAAMYMIGAPHPHHHLHGSNNSSHHNQSNSSGPTLRRLRRTGPDRSPFNPVIVLRGGPSDGREARGFELFYDDGSGSGLRPLPPSMSDFLLGSGFDRLLEQLSQIELNGVVARYENPPASKSAIESMPTIEIDETQVESHCAVCKEQFEFGSEAREMPCKHIYHSDCILPWLLIRNSCPVCRHELPTDTETVAAAAPVESTTAAAAAAAVQNGSENIGLTIWRLPGGGFAVGRFSGPRGRIGERELPVVYTEMDGGFNNGAAVRRVAWSMRAGGGGGGGGGGQENGGFGRTVRNLLSCFRGSNSGSGSGSNSDARTTRRRRSVSAGRSRRRRTWSMDVNNGAREW